Part of the Rhinoderma darwinii isolate aRhiDar2 chromosome 2, aRhiDar2.hap1, whole genome shotgun sequence genome, GGGAGGAGAGCActatccctccccctcccctattcCTAATGCTGAGCTCTAGGTATAAATTCCACTTCTCAGAGCAGGACAGAGTAGCCAGCAGCTCCTTGCCAGTGGTCATTTTCAATCTCTGTATTCCTCCAGCCTGTAACCATGAGCTTCTCCTCTTTTTCTACTTATTCCTCAAGACAACAGCGCCCCTTTACCTATGGGTCTCAGTTTGGCGGAGGCAGCAGTGCTGCTAGTGTACATGCTGGGGCAGGAGGCTCAGGAGGTCGGATCTCCGTATCCAGGGTATCTACAGTAGGTTCAGGGTTTGGTGGTGGCTCCAGTTCTTTTTCATCTGGAGTTGGCCTTCTAGGGGGTGTCCAGAATGAGAAGGAGACCATGCAAGACCTCAATGACCGCCTAGCATCTTACCTGGAGAGGGTACGCAGTCTTGAATCAGCCAATGAGAAACTAGAAGTGCAGATTCGTCAACATGTGGAAAAGAAGGGACCCTCCAAGGACTGGAGCCCATATTTCAAGGCTCTGGAGGAACTGCGGAAACAGGTGTGTACATttgctatatactgtatatattctcACTGACTTAAAAATGTAAGTTTGTAAAAgttgatacaatttttttttttttttttttttttttttaaatgttggaaATATAGTTGACTAACAATAGACTGTTTGAGGCTAACTTTTGAACAATAAAGACTTGGAATATACTATATGGGCGATTGTAGATTCTCGTGGAGAGAGGAGCATATGGGTGTGGACAGGATGAGGTTAAGCGGATTCTCTTCctgtcgaagatgaactgcaaacAAATCATTTGTAAAGTGAATTATAGAACAAGACTCTAAGGATTTgagttttaacacttttttttttaagctgatcTTTGTATAATCGCTGATCATTTTCATATGTTGACCAAATCAAACGGTTCACTAAGGTTTTTGAGACTTAATAAAAACTTTATCAGAAGTGCGAAACCTGAAATTGTTCAGCAGCTGTGATAGTAGAACTGTGTACTGGAGGCAAGAGCTCGAAAATAGCTGAACGACCAGAGGTCTACTCTAGGACCATTCCATTGGCATTGCAGGGCTTACTGGGATTTATAGTTCCATGAAAGTCTCGACAAATtgtaaagtaaaacattttttagaccCAACTGTTTGTGGTTATTGCTTATTTTTCGTTCTGAttctatctcttttttttttttttttattttttttttttctgtttccaggTATTTGGCAGCACCGTTGAGAATTCCCAGCTGGTTTTGCAGATTGACAACGCACGTCTTGCAGCTGATGACTTCAGAGTAAAGTAAGTCTAAATATCCTGTTGGGTTAATACAAACTTTCTCTTTCTTCATAACTAACCTCAGCCAAGGTGACCATTAACTTTTTTGCTTAATTATGATGAGACCAAGAAATGTGAAATTTTCTTTCACGGTTGAGCAAGAAATATCATGTCTATTTGCTGATTTGCCTTCCTTCTCACACTAGATATGAGTCAGAGCTGGCTATCCGTCTGTCTGTGGAGTCTGATATTACTGGGCTGCGCAAGGTCATTGATGATACCAATGTTTCCAGGCTGAACTTGGAAAATGAGTTTGAGTCTCTAAAGGAAGAGCTGGTTTTCTTAAAGAAGGCCCATGAAGATGTAAGTAATACAACTA contains:
- the KRT18 gene encoding keratin, type I cytoskeletal 18 translates to MSFSSFSTYSSRQQRPFTYGSQFGGGSSAASVHAGAGGSGGRISVSRVSTVGSGFGGGSSSFSSGVGLLGGVQNEKETMQDLNDRLASYLERVRSLESANEKLEVQIRQHVEKKGPSKDWSPYFKALEELRKQVFGSTVENSQLVLQIDNARLAADDFRVKYESELAIRLSVESDITGLRKVIDDTNVSRLNLENEFESLKEELVFLKKAHEDDVHQLNAQIAGSAVTVEIDAPKSQDLGKIMADIRAQYDDLAQKNREDAEKWYQSKVEEHTVQVTQDSEALHSAKTTVTEIRRNVQSLEIELETLQNQKRNLECSLHDTESRYAMELEMLGANAQAFEGELTQVRNDSQRQQLEYQSLLNTKLRLESEIQTYRRLLDGDDFDLQDAISASTTQTVKKVITTTQKIVDGKVISESNDTHVLQS